The genomic DNA TTCTGAACAGTGGGCTATTTCCTCATTCTGACTATGCTCAGTTCCTCTTGCATCGTGGACTGACTCAGATGGAACAAAATAATTTACAGTCAAGTCATCATGTTCTGTCTTTTCAACAAGCTCAAAGCTCACTGTCCATCAACCAGGATCAACAATGGCAACTTTCCGATATACCCACAGCAGCTGTGTTGGAGAAATGTACATCTGTCGTTTATTCTTCTCGTGTGATCAAAGATCCAAGAATGTTAAGACGATTGTCAAGCACTACGCAAACGTCCAGTTATGTTGACTCAGGTGGTCAGCAAACTGAGACAGACACATCTGAGAAAGAATTAATGGAAAAGGCAAAGCGTGAGAAACTCCATGACTTACCAAACCAGAATAACAATATGTTTGCAAATGAAACTAGGAATGTAAAACAATACCACACTAAAGGTAGCTGTACTTCTGCTTCTAAGATAAATTATACAGTTGCTTCCCCATCTGTGACAAAAAACATAAGTGAGAATCAGCCATCATACAGAATGCTGAAAATGAAATTTAAGAAATATTCAGCATATCTCCATATGTCAAAAAATGAGAGGGCCACAAAAATCTGGTCTTTAGAAAATTTGTCATTTGATGAGAAAAAAATTCTTTTTGAAAGAATCAATTTCTATGAGAAGTTTTACCAAAAGTACAAAAAAGGAGACCTTGttcaaaatgacaagaaaaccAAAGTAAACCATGAGGCATCAAGTAAACCAAGAAGTGAGCGTGGCTGCTTAACTTCCCTCACAGGGAAGAAGTCACACAAACAACATACCAGTTATCAGCATATTTCAAAATGGTCCCCAAGAATATCAATCCCAGAACCATCAAAACAAGAGATGACACTGCCACTTCAACATTTGACACTGTCACAAGACACAAACAAGAAACAGGAAGATAACCAAGTAAAAAAAGAGCATTTTAGAGCTGGACCCATCCCAGTCAATCTCTTAGCACTAAAGGGGGATCTCTCATTAATAGATGTGCATAGGTTAGAACTTGAAAGAACAGCCAAAAGTTTGGATATAATAAATCGAGACTCATTGAACCAACCATCACTGATCTTGGAGCCTTCCTCACACTCAACATCCTCTCATTGCTCTATCCAAATCAAAAGGAAAGGGGAAGGCCAAGCTAAAAGTTGTGGGGAAATTGAATTCTGTGAGCAACCTGGAGATGTTGATAAAGACACGCTGCCTTTTATTTTTCCACCGGCTATAACTATTCCCTATGCCTCAGCTGGATCTACACATTTTGATCCACAGACTCAGATACAGTCGGAAGTTGTTACTCAAATGGTAGACTCCATGGGGGACAAACAGGACGAGAATGTAAAATCCTACAGTAGTATGCACAACAGTGTCATGAGACATCAGCATAAAACAGTTACGGATGTACAAAACCAAGAGACGGTATCTCCAAGCTCTAAGGGGATTctgcaggagatggaggagaggtctGATCTTGATCTGATGATGGTCCAAATGCCTGAATATGCTCTTTATTCAGGAGAGGACACAAGTACATCTGAGTACATTTTTGAGAGCCACACTGATATTATTGGTGCTTGTGAGGAGGTCAATGCAATGGAGACAGACGTAGATGCTGTAAGCACTGTCTGCCCCTTGATTGTGTCAGACAGAGACCTTGAAAAATCAATACAAACTACCAATATTCAAAACACCAAAGGCATACCATTATATTCAGGAGTAACTGAGGATCGGAATAGCCATCCTTTGGAATGTGTCAATGATGCCATATACAGCTTTTTGCGTAGTAGATTTGAACTTGGTCAACTTGTTCTCTCATCTGCTCAAAACACCGAGTTTTTCATCCCTAGAAAACATTACTTGAAACCAAAAGACGTCAACAGTCCATTGAACACCTGTACATCCCCACCTCAACCTTGCAACATAAACAATTTCATCAGAGATGTGCACTGTAACCTATGCATTACAATAAAAGCTGACATGGAATGCTCTCCTGGCACTGAATCATGCACTCTAATCCAGAAAACATTCAAAGGAGGTGTTTTGAAGGCAACCACCACCTACAAGGATAGGCTGAAATCCCACAATGTcaaattaataaaaataatggCAGAAAAATACAATGTAAAGGAAAATGAGTCTTTTGGAAAAATGAGGGATCATGTTCAAGTGATGAAAAGTTCCAAAGGTTTCCCCTCTAGATTTCCACAAACAGATTTATCAATAGAGTCGCAAACATCTTTAAGTATATCGCCAAAGAAAAGGAAATGGTCAAATGTGATTAAGAAGAGGAACTCAAAGCTAGACACGTTTCCTTTTGAGTTACGAAGGAGTATCAGGAATAGAAGTAAAGGGAACAAGAATTCTCAATCTACAGCTCATAAATCAGAAATAAACACTTCAAAGACAGCAAAGCCAGTTACcatgcaagaaaaaaaaagggttaTTATCAAGATAATTAAGGATTTTAGGAGGACCAGTAGTTGGTGGACATTTAGTCACAGGTTGAACTCAAACCGAATGCATCGCAACAAATTTTCCTATGGTCCTGTCAGATCAGACAGGAAGCGAGAAATTACATCTGTAAATAAGAAACTTCCAAGCACTGACTGTTCTGCAAGAGACACATCAAACAGAGAGTTGAAAACACTACATTTCCCTCAACATACGTTGTCTACACTGGAATACGTTGATGTTGCACATTCAAGTCATGAAAAATTGTTTACTTATGGGAACGTATTGGAGAATGACAAGCCACTCGAAAATGCATTACAAGAAGGTACTCCTGAGGAAGAGACCAATGGAAATCTTACTACAATGACACAAGCTGAGGAGATCCCCTCAGTATCTGATATCATGGAGTACCCATTAGATGCTGCCATTGAGATTCTTTGTGGCAGTGAGGTAAAAAGTGCTACAAACTTCTGCACACCCAAACCATGTGAGGTAATGACCCAGGGTCTaccacaaacacagagataTGATAGAACTGAGGAAGATGTTACATCTAATCACTCCACCACACCCTCCAAGGAGGTCAAATTAATCTCTCAACTAAGAGATTtcttgaccagatttgagttaaCAGTTCAGAAAGAAGAAACAAAGTCACACTCTGATAATGAGGAAGAGAATGTGTTGCATATCTGTGGGACTTCGCAAAAAAGTGACTCTGATGCTCAGAAGCAACCAGTTCAGTTAGTTGTTCTTGACAGGGTGGAACTGCCTAATCTTAGACAATTTACATGTGAGCCTCTGCTGAATTCCACCGTCAAATCACAAGCAGTAAATGCTACCGAGATTCAAAGTATTGCAACAGAATGCAATCAATTCAAGATCTCAAGTCAGAGTATCAAACCACACATTAGCCAGTTTGATGTCACAAACCCAGAACAAGGGTTGAAAGCAAAAGATTACAAAAATGTGGAATGCATTTCATGCATCAGTCCTGATAGTACTTCCATGTTGGAAGTCGCTAAAGGGTCTACTCAGGTTCTGGTGAGCAACAGTAATCTAGAGACAAACTCAGAAATCACCACAAGTGTACCTGCCACAGAACAGCAATGTAACAGCAATAGCAACACGAACAAGTTGAAACCTCAATTTGATTCAGAAGTTGAAAAACCGAAAGAAAATGATAACATGAAAAGACAAAATGTAAGGCTTAAAACTTTATTCCGGAGAGACTTTAGTGTGGCAGATATTTCTTACATGCTACAAGACAGCGACAAAGCAACTTCCTCGATTCAACTTATTCCAATGAGATCACACTGCAAAGTCATGCTCCAGTACTTCATTTTGAATTTTGAGAAAATGCAGAATGTCGAAGCCAAACAAATTGTTGTCACCAGAGACTTAGTTCTAGAGAAATACATTAACTGTCCTCCACAACCAGTGGAACTGAAGTATGAAGCATTGAATTCTTTCTTGGAACTGCAGATGATGTTGGAGGCGTGGCAATTTGTTGACAACAAGATGAGATATTTTAGTGGAGAAATTACATTTAGGAGTCTTCTGTGGTATGATCCCACTCTGTATGGTGAACTGTTCAAAGGAAAGGTGGGGTTCCAGCAGCAGTCCTGTTTATATTCATCTTTCCAGCAAAGCCTTGCCACTAATGGCCTAAGTGCATTGCAAAACTACCATATGGCTGTCTCTAAATTGAATGTGCAGCTCCAAAGAGCCCCAAACATGTCTTACTACATGTATCTCAAAAGCAAAAGAGAAAGGCTTGAGGTGGAAGCTGTATTACGAAATCCCACTCACTTAGAGAGTTTCTACCTTTCTGTGCCAGTGTCTTGCATGATAAACTTCGGTGACAATGTGGAAAGTTTAGAGAGGGCCAAGAATGTTGTGAATATCTTTACAGACATTCCAGGTGACCAGTTGGAAGGGGGATTTGAtgtgggaaaggcagagcatcTTGCCATTATGTGCCGATTACTTCAAGAGAAAATCTACTATTTAAAAGCCGTTAAGAACACCATGCTTAGCAAGATTTCGTGGATTGGCATGGAACACATTCTGTATGATGCTTCAAAGACAATGGTGGGAAGAGATGGAAAACCATGTGCATCACATGAACTTCTGaggaaatacagaaaaacaAATCCACACATTGTAATTGGAGTAACAGAATATGGCGAATCATTGTTCAATACAAGGAGGGCAAATAGCACTCATCAAGTGACAAAGCGAGTTCATCCAAGACAACAAACAAGAAACTTGCAAGATCAGGTGGGGTCTACCGAGGACAATCACTGTGCTCAGGTTAGTTGATTTTGTagagattttctttttttgctgtgGACTTGGAGACTATAATGACTGGTCTGCTTTAAATGACCACTCCCAAAAGTATTCACTGCTTGGTTTATTTTCTAGAAAGCACCTGAGGATATACCCACTGCAATAGCCTTAACATGTGAACCAAGGTATGTACATAAACTTTTTTTCATAAATAAATgttcataaaaaaaattatcggggagtcagatggctgagcggtgagggggttgggctagtaatcagaaggttgccggatcgattccccgccgtgccacatgatgttgtgtccttgggcaaggcacttcaccctacttgcctcggggggaatgtccctgtacttactgtaagtcgctctggataagagcgtctgctaaatgactaaatgtaaatgtaatcaaagAGAAGCTCTGTTTTACCTCCTGAAAAAAACTTGATTTAATTTGAGGAATTTAAGTCACCATGTATTCATACTTCAATGGTCTCCTTTTCAGCCCAAAGCCTCCTGATGTTCGCTCCAACAAGACTAAGCGAATAGTGAACCGCCAAGTTATCATCCCTTCAACGCATCTCCAGCCTGGAAAACATCAGGCAAAGCTTAATAAAACGCAGGTTGTCCATCGAGGTGAGGGTTCATATGATATTCAAGGTTTACAGACAAATATCACTGCACCATTCTCACCCCAAATTGTGCCCCCATACCCAGAAATCAGGGCATGTCTTCTGAACAAAGGCGTAAAAGAAGTTGATACACTGATGCAATTACCTGctgctttgagagggacagaaacACATCCACATAGACAGTGTCTCTCAAGATGGCCACCCCATAACAGAACAGGACATGATCCAAGG from Hypomesus transpacificus isolate Combined female unplaced genomic scaffold, fHypTra1 scaffold_142, whole genome shotgun sequence includes the following:
- the purg gene encoding uncharacterized protein purg isoform X1, which translates into the protein MEKPTCKKEKLSSRESSCATLTPTLKNFTIPRKKRGDGKALLESCPEESRDYSLVKKILSDSRIDPCKEISAILMCEEVKLIHNEELQREFSEKRAEMRSKDRHVREMEESFCFLVMSDQKAEKIFQQGLSVGDSDQHCLGNPSHGVYLHKRADVALKNTSGTTPAGNVLIIFKVLLGKVKKVIPNLRKSNTHDPVVNYDCHVSRDPAGPQDNLSQQVFGSSVFLFDYNDKQELTPTPRQCLPYAVVSLAPAVHSTPSTLMSIPIRPRELEANLKTCTVAERWGKGQNATVKFKHFGASKCLGYKSQGLEGSPFYQNAEQPISHGLSKDPNTSQQDGKDQLLPSFGSWAPQSCFSSPLDPTPPDIGSIPFLNSGLFPHSDYAQFLLHRGLTQMEQNNLQSSHHVLSFQQAQSSLSINQDQQWQLSDIPTAAVLEKCTSVVYSSRVIKDPRMLRRLSSTTQTSSYVDSGGQQTETDTSEKELMEKAKREKLHDLPNQNNNMFANETRNVKQYHTKGSCTSASKINYTVASPSVTKNISENQPSYRMLKMKFKKYSAYLHMSKNERATKIWSLENLSFDEKKILFERINFYEKFYQKYKKGDLVQNDKKTKVNHEASSKPRSERGCLTSLTGKKSHKQHTSYQHISKWSPRISIPEPSKQEMTLPLQHLTLSQDTNKKQEDNQVKKEHFRAGPIPVNLLALKGDLSLIDVHRLELERTAKSLDIINRDSLNQPSLILEPSSHSTSSHCSIQIKRKGEGQAKSCGEIEFCEQPGDVDKDTLPFIFPPAITIPYASAGSTHFDPQTQIQSEVVTQMVDSMGDKQDENVKSYSSMHNSVMRHQHKTVTDVQNQETVSPSSKGILQEMEERSDLDLMMVQMPEYALYSGEDTSTSEYIFESHTDIIGACEEVNAMETDVDAVSTVCPLIVSDRDLEKSIQTTNIQNTKGIPLYSGVTEDRNSHPLECVNDAIYSFLRSRFELGQLVLSSAQNTEFFIPRKHYLKPKDVNSPLNTCTSPPQPCNINNFIRDVHCNLCITIKADMECSPGTESCTLIQKTFKGGVLKATTTYKDRLKSHNVKLIKIMAEKYNVKENESFGKMRDHVQVMKSSKGFPSRFPQTDLSIESQTSLSISPKKRKWSNVIKKRNSKLDTFPFELRRSIRNRSKGNKNSQSTAHKSEINTSKTAKPVTMQEKKRVIIKIIKDFRRTSSWWTFSHRLNSNRMHRNKFSYGPVRSDRKREITSVNKKLPSTDCSARDTSNRELKTLHFPQHTLSTLEYVDVAHSSHEKLFTYGNVLENDKPLENALQEGTPEEETNGNLTTMTQAEEIPSVSDIMEYPLDAAIEILCGSEVKSATNFCTPKPCEVMTQGLPQTQRYDRTEEDVTSNHSTTPSKEVKLISQLRDFLTRFELTVQKEETKSHSDNEEENVLHICGTSQKSDSDAQKQPVQLVVLDRVELPNLRQFTCEPLLNSTVKSQAVNATEIQSIATECNQFKISSQSIKPHISQFDVTNPEQGLKAKDYKNVECISCISPDSTSMLEVAKGSTQVLVSNSNLETNSEITTSVPATEQQCNSNSNTNKLKPQFDSEVEKPKENDNMKRQNVRLKTLFRRDFSVADISYMLQDSDKATSSIQLIPMRSHCKVMLQYFILNFEKMQNVEAKQIVVTRDLVLEKYINCPPQPVELKYEALNSFLELQMMLEAWQFVDNKMRYFSGEITFRSLLWYDPTLYGELFKGKVGFQQQSCLYSSFQQSLATNGLSALQNYHMAVSKLNVQLQRAPNMSYYMYLKSKRERLEVEAVLRNPTHLESFYLSVPVSCMINFGDNVESLERAKNVVNIFTDIPGDQLEGGFDVGKAEHLAIMCRLLQEKIYYLKAVKNTMLSKISWIGMEHILYDASKTMVGRDGKPCASHELLRKYRKTNPHIVIGVTEYGESLFNTRRANSTHQVTKRVHPRQQTRNLQDQVGSTEDNHCAQKAPEDIPTAIALTCEPSPKPPDVRSNKTKRIVNRQVIIPSTHLQPGKHQAKLNKTQVVHRGEGSYDIQGLQTNITAPFSPQIVPPYPEIRACLLNKGVKEVDTLMQLPAALRGTETHPHRQCLSRWPPHNRTGHDPRQMQPSLSRAVRDSQPRETIFSKDLKEQTGLPRWSNLPSPQQLPLSMPPSRSATQMQLPNHISSVCEPSPINYPFFLLNGQTYATVNPITTSPAHDNGATFLHHHM
- the purg gene encoding uncharacterized protein purg isoform X2, with translation MEKPTCKKEKLSSRESSCATLTPTLKNFTIPRKKRGDGKALLESCPEESRDYSLVKKILSDSRIDPCKEISAILMCEEVKLIHNEELQREFSEKRAEMRSKDRHVREMEESFCFLVMSDQKAEKIFQQGLSVGDSDQHCLGNPSHGVYLHKRADVALKNTSGTTPAGNVLIIFKVLLGKVKKVIPNLRKSNTHDPVVNYDCHVSRDPAGPQDNLSQQVFGSSVFLFDYNDKQELTPTPRQCLPYAVVSLAPAVHSTPSTLMSIPIRPRELEANLKTCTVAERWGKGQNATVKFKHFGASKCLGYKSQGLEGSPFYQNAEQPISHGLSKDPNTSQQDGKDQLLPSFGSWAPQSCFSSPLDPTPPDIGSIPFLNSGLFPHSDYAQFLLHRGLTQMEQNNLQSSHHVLSFQQAQSSLSINQDQQWQLSDIPTAAVLEKCTSVVYSSRVIKDPRMLRRLSSTTQTSSYVDSGGQQTETDTSEKELMEKAKREKLHDLPNQNNNMFANETRNVKQYHTKGSCTSASKINYTVASPSVTKNISENQPSYRMLKMKFKKYSAYLHMSKNERATKIWSLENLSFDEKKILFERINFYEKFYQKYKKGDLVQNDKKTKVNHEASSKPRSERGCLTSLTGKKSHKQHTSYQHISKWSPRISIPEPSKQEMTLPLQHLTLSQDTNKKQEDNQVKKEHFRAGPIPVNLLALKGDLSLIDVHRLELERTAKSLDIINRDSLNQPSLILEPSSHSTSSHCSIQIKRKGEGQAKSCGEIEFCEQPGDVDKDTLPFIFPPAITIPYASAGSTHFDPQTQIQSEVVTQMVDSMGDKQDENVKSYSSMHNSVMRHQHKTVTDVQNQETVSPSSKGILQEMEERSDLDLMMVQMPEYALYSGEDTSTSEYIFESHTDIIGACEEVNAMETDVDAVSTVCPLIVSDRDLEKSIQTTNIQNTKGIPLYSGVTEDRNSHPLECVNDAIYSFLRSRFELGQLVLSSAQNTEFFIPRKHYLKPKDVNSPLNTCTSPPQPCNINNFIRDVHCNLCITIKADMECSPGTESCTLIQKTFKGGVLKATTTYKDRLKSHNVKLIKIMAEKYNVKENESFGKMRDHVQVMKSSKGFPSRFPQTDLSIESQTSLSISPKKRKWSNVIKKRNSKLDTFPFELRRSIRNRSKGNKNSQSTAHKSEINTSKTAKPVTMQEKKRVIIKIIKDFRRTSSWWTFSHRLNSNRMHRNKFSYGPVRSDRKREITSVNKKLPSTDCSARDTSNRELKTLHFPQHTLSTLEYVDVAHSSHEKLFTYGNVLENDKPLENALQEGTPEEETNGNLTTMTQAEEIPSVSDIMEYPLDAAIEILCGSEVKSATNFCTPKPCEVMTQGLPQTQRYDRTEEDVTSNHSTTPSKEVKLISQLRDFLTRFELTVQKEETKSHSDNEEENVLHICGTSQKSDSDAQKQPVQLVVLDRVELPNLRQFTCEPLLNSTVKSQAVNATEIQSIATECNQFKISSQSIKPHISQFDVTNPEQGLKAKDYKNVECISCISPDSTSMLEVAKGSTQVLVSNSNLETNSEITTSVPATEQQCNSNSNTNKLKPQFDSEVEKPKENDNMKRQNVRLKTLFRRDFSVADISYMLQDSDKATSSIQLIPMRSHCKVMLQYFILNFEKMQNVEAKQIVVTRDLVLEKYINCPPQPVELKYEALNSFLELQMMLEAWQFVDNKMRYFSGEITFRSLLWYDPTLYGELFKGKVGFQQQSCLYSSFQQSLATNGLSALQNYHMAVSKLNVQLQRAPNMSYYMYLKSKRERLEVEAVLRNPTHLESFYLSVPVSCMINFGDNVESLERAKNVVNIFTDIPGDQLEGGFDVGKAEHLAIMCRLLQEKIYYLKAVKNTMLSKISWIGMEHILYDASKTMVGRDGKPCASHELLRKYRKTNPHIVIGVTEYGESLFNTRRANSTHQVTKRVHPRQQTRNLQDQVGSTEDNHCAQKAPEDIPTAIALTCEPSPKPPDVRSNKTKRIVNRQVIIPSTHLQPGKHQAKLNKTQVVHREIRACLLNKGVKEVDTLMQLPAALRGTETHPHRQCLSRWPPHNRTGHDPRQMQPSLSRAVRDSQPRETIFSKDLKEQTGLPRWSNLPSPQQLPLSMPPSRSATQMQLPNHISSVCEPSPINYPFFLLNGQTYATVNPITTSPAHDNGATFLHHHM
- the purg gene encoding uncharacterized protein purg isoform X3 codes for the protein MSIPIRPRELEANLKTCTVAERWGKGQNATVKFKHFGASKCLGYKSQGLEGSPFYQNAEQPISHGLSKDPNTSQQDGKDQLLPSFGSWAPQSCFSSPLDPTPPDIGSIPFLNSGLFPHSDYAQFLLHRGLTQMEQNNLQSSHHVLSFQQAQSSLSINQDQQWQLSDIPTAAVLEKCTSVVYSSRVIKDPRMLRRLSSTTQTSSYVDSGGQQTETDTSEKELMEKAKREKLHDLPNQNNNMFANETRNVKQYHTKGSCTSASKINYTVASPSVTKNISENQPSYRMLKMKFKKYSAYLHMSKNERATKIWSLENLSFDEKKILFERINFYEKFYQKYKKGDLVQNDKKTKVNHEASSKPRSERGCLTSLTGKKSHKQHTSYQHISKWSPRISIPEPSKQEMTLPLQHLTLSQDTNKKQEDNQVKKEHFRAGPIPVNLLALKGDLSLIDVHRLELERTAKSLDIINRDSLNQPSLILEPSSHSTSSHCSIQIKRKGEGQAKSCGEIEFCEQPGDVDKDTLPFIFPPAITIPYASAGSTHFDPQTQIQSEVVTQMVDSMGDKQDENVKSYSSMHNSVMRHQHKTVTDVQNQETVSPSSKGILQEMEERSDLDLMMVQMPEYALYSGEDTSTSEYIFESHTDIIGACEEVNAMETDVDAVSTVCPLIVSDRDLEKSIQTTNIQNTKGIPLYSGVTEDRNSHPLECVNDAIYSFLRSRFELGQLVLSSAQNTEFFIPRKHYLKPKDVNSPLNTCTSPPQPCNINNFIRDVHCNLCITIKADMECSPGTESCTLIQKTFKGGVLKATTTYKDRLKSHNVKLIKIMAEKYNVKENESFGKMRDHVQVMKSSKGFPSRFPQTDLSIESQTSLSISPKKRKWSNVIKKRNSKLDTFPFELRRSIRNRSKGNKNSQSTAHKSEINTSKTAKPVTMQEKKRVIIKIIKDFRRTSSWWTFSHRLNSNRMHRNKFSYGPVRSDRKREITSVNKKLPSTDCSARDTSNRELKTLHFPQHTLSTLEYVDVAHSSHEKLFTYGNVLENDKPLENALQEGTPEEETNGNLTTMTQAEEIPSVSDIMEYPLDAAIEILCGSEVKSATNFCTPKPCEVMTQGLPQTQRYDRTEEDVTSNHSTTPSKEVKLISQLRDFLTRFELTVQKEETKSHSDNEEENVLHICGTSQKSDSDAQKQPVQLVVLDRVELPNLRQFTCEPLLNSTVKSQAVNATEIQSIATECNQFKISSQSIKPHISQFDVTNPEQGLKAKDYKNVECISCISPDSTSMLEVAKGSTQVLVSNSNLETNSEITTSVPATEQQCNSNSNTNKLKPQFDSEVEKPKENDNMKRQNVRLKTLFRRDFSVADISYMLQDSDKATSSIQLIPMRSHCKVMLQYFILNFEKMQNVEAKQIVVTRDLVLEKYINCPPQPVELKYEALNSFLELQMMLEAWQFVDNKMRYFSGEITFRSLLWYDPTLYGELFKGKVGFQQQSCLYSSFQQSLATNGLSALQNYHMAVSKLNVQLQRAPNMSYYMYLKSKRERLEVEAVLRNPTHLESFYLSVPVSCMINFGDNVESLERAKNVVNIFTDIPGDQLEGGFDVGKAEHLAIMCRLLQEKIYYLKAVKNTMLSKISWIGMEHILYDASKTMVGRDGKPCASHELLRKYRKTNPHIVIGVTEYGESLFNTRRANSTHQVTKRVHPRQQTRNLQDQVGSTEDNHCAQKAPEDIPTAIALTCEPSPKPPDVRSNKTKRIVNRQVIIPSTHLQPGKHQAKLNKTQVVHRGEGSYDIQGLQTNITAPFSPQIVPPYPEIRACLLNKGVKEVDTLMQLPAALRGTETHPHRQCLSRWPPHNRTGHDPRQMQPSLSRAVRDSQPRETIFSKDLKEQTGLPRWSNLPSPQQLPLSMPPSRSATQMQLPNHISSVCEPSPINYPFFLLNGQTYATVNPITTSPAHDNGATFLHHHM